Proteins encoded together in one Flavobacteriales bacterium window:
- a CDS encoding DUF2795 domain-containing protein codes for MYWTLELASYLEDAPWPATKDELIDFAMRTGAPLEVVENLQAIEDDEEVFESIEDIWPDYPSKEDFFFNEDEY; via the coding sequence ATGTATTGGACACTGGAACTGGCCTCCTACCTGGAGGATGCGCCCTGGCCCGCCACCAAGGATGAGCTCATCGATTTCGCGATGCGCACAGGGGCACCCCTCGAAGTGGTGGAGAACCTGCAGGCCATTGAGGACGATGAGGAGGTGTTCGAGAGCATCGAGGACATCTGGCCGGACTATCCCTCGAAGGAGGATTTCTTCTTCAACGAGGACGAGTACTGA
- a CDS encoding cob(I)yrinic acid a,c-diamide adenosyltransferase, with amino-acid sequence MKIYTRTGDKGETGLLGGERVAKYDGRIEAYGTVDELNSHLGLLRDQAPEEHRALLERIQDTLFALGSRLACASDGDAERFKLPHLTDAQVKALEEAMDSMDRELPPMRHFILPGGHPCVSQAHICRTVCRRAERRVVELATAAPIPLVMVEYLNRLSDLLFVLARHIGMRLNVVETPWKPRG; translated from the coding sequence ATGAAGATCTACACGCGCACCGGGGACAAAGGCGAGACCGGGCTGTTGGGCGGGGAGCGCGTGGCCAAGTACGACGGGCGCATCGAGGCGTACGGCACGGTGGACGAACTGAACAGCCACCTCGGCCTGCTGCGCGACCAGGCCCCCGAAGAGCACAGGGCGTTGCTCGAGCGCATCCAGGACACCCTCTTCGCGCTGGGATCGCGCCTGGCCTGCGCGTCGGATGGGGACGCCGAGCGGTTCAAGCTCCCCCACCTGACCGATGCCCAGGTGAAGGCCTTGGAGGAAGCCATGGATTCGATGGACCGCGAACTGCCACCGATGCGGCACTTCATCCTGCCGGGCGGCCACCCCTGCGTGTCGCAGGCCCACATCTGCCGCACGGTATGCCGCCGGGCCGAACGACGGGTGGTGGAGCTCGCGACGGCGGCCCCGATCCCTCTCGTGATGGTGGAGTACCTGAACCGGCTCAGCGATCTGCTGTTCGTCCTCGCCCGGCACATCGGCATGCGGCTGAACGTGGTGGAAACCCCGTGGAAGCCGCGCGGCTGA
- the secA gene encoding preprotein translocase subunit SecA — protein MIGAFNKAIKSIFGDKATRDLKEVAPLVEQVKARYAELATLDHDGLRARTNALRERIRDRIKEDQQQADALRAEIDAEPGMDIHAREERYQRIDKLEASMVAAIEEVLAEILPEAFAIVKDTARRFKENQELRVTATAMDRELAAVKDGVRIEGDQAIWRNSWTAAGATITWDMVHYDVQLIGGTALHKGRIAEMGTGEGKTLVATLPVFLNALAGRGVHVVTVNDYLSKRDSEWMGPIYEFHGLSVDCIDKHQPNSAERRKAYLADITFGTNNEFGFDYLRDNMAHAPSAQVQRKHHFAIVDEVDSVLIDDARTPLIISGPTPKGEVHQFDEYKPRVERLYAAQKQLVTKLLAEAKELLKGLGEGSVNKEAQERGGMALLRAHRGLPKNSALIKFLSEPGVRALLQRTENHYLQDQAKEMPKVDQELYFVIEEKHNQIELTEKGVDLISGDVQDAHFFILPDVGATIAEIERSGAALEEKARRKDDLLREFGIKSERIHTVNQLIRAYALFEKDVEYVVMDGKVKIVDEQTGRIMEGRRYSDGLHQAIESKEKVKVEAATQTYATITLQNYFRMYHKLAGMTGTAETEAQEFWDIYKLDVMVIPTNRPVVRKDNEDMVFKTKREKYTAVIDEIVKLQSEGRPVLVGTTSVEVSELMSKMLTMRGIKHNVLNAKQHAREAEIVAHAGLPGTVTIATNMAGRGTDIKLGPGVKEAGGLAIIGTEKHESRRVDRQLRGRSGRQGDPGSSQFYISLEDDLMRLFGSERIAKLMDTLGLKEGEVIQHAMVTRSIERAQKKVEENNFGIRKRLLEYDDVMNSQRTVIYKRRNHALFGERLKLDILNMFHDVAQGIVDQYHEAGDHEGFQLELFRRLHCESPVQTEAFRKADRDTLVDQVMEAALAAYGRRTNELARQALPVISDVFLNQGAQYENIVVPITDGIKTMQVVANLERCYRSEGRELSASVEKYITLAVIDHEWKEHLREMDDLRRNVQNASLEQKDPLLIYKLESFNLFKDMVERINGDVIGFLSGAGLPTAQPNVQQAQAPRPPQQRLQTSRTDVPSYAGSSSSAAPRNAPPPQRVAPPPAQAGPPRPVQPVRVEKKVGRNDPCPCGSGKKFKKCHGKEA, from the coding sequence ATGATCGGAGCCTTCAACAAAGCCATCAAGTCCATTTTCGGTGATAAGGCCACGCGCGACCTCAAGGAGGTGGCCCCGCTGGTCGAGCAGGTGAAAGCCCGCTACGCTGAGCTTGCGACGCTGGACCATGACGGGCTTCGCGCACGTACGAACGCCCTGCGCGAACGCATCCGCGATCGGATCAAGGAGGATCAGCAACAGGCCGATGCACTGCGGGCGGAGATCGATGCCGAACCGGGCATGGACATCCACGCGCGTGAGGAGCGCTACCAGCGCATCGACAAGCTGGAGGCTTCCATGGTGGCCGCCATCGAGGAAGTGCTCGCCGAGATCCTGCCCGAGGCGTTCGCCATCGTGAAGGACACCGCGCGCCGCTTCAAGGAGAACCAGGAGCTTCGGGTGACGGCCACCGCGATGGACCGCGAGCTCGCCGCCGTGAAGGACGGGGTGCGCATCGAGGGCGACCAGGCCATCTGGCGGAACAGCTGGACGGCCGCGGGCGCCACCATCACCTGGGACATGGTGCACTACGACGTGCAGTTGATCGGCGGCACCGCTCTGCACAAGGGGCGCATCGCGGAGATGGGCACCGGCGAGGGCAAGACCCTGGTGGCCACGCTGCCGGTCTTCCTCAACGCCCTGGCCGGACGCGGAGTCCACGTGGTCACCGTCAACGACTACTTGAGCAAGCGTGACAGCGAGTGGATGGGGCCGATCTACGAGTTCCATGGGTTAAGCGTGGACTGCATCGACAAGCACCAGCCCAACAGCGCCGAGCGCCGCAAGGCCTACCTGGCCGATATCACCTTCGGCACCAACAACGAGTTCGGTTTCGACTACCTGCGAGACAACATGGCCCATGCGCCCAGTGCGCAGGTGCAGCGCAAGCACCATTTCGCCATCGTGGACGAGGTGGACAGCGTGCTCATCGACGATGCCCGGACACCGCTCATCATCAGCGGCCCCACGCCCAAAGGCGAGGTGCATCAGTTCGATGAGTACAAGCCCCGCGTGGAGCGCCTCTACGCGGCGCAGAAGCAGCTGGTGACCAAACTGCTCGCCGAGGCCAAGGAGCTGCTGAAGGGGCTGGGCGAGGGCAGCGTGAACAAGGAGGCCCAGGAACGAGGCGGCATGGCCTTGCTGCGGGCGCACCGCGGCCTGCCGAAGAACTCGGCCCTGATCAAGTTCCTCAGCGAGCCCGGCGTCCGGGCCCTTCTTCAGCGCACCGAGAACCACTACCTGCAGGACCAGGCGAAGGAGATGCCGAAGGTGGACCAGGAGCTCTACTTCGTCATCGAGGAGAAGCACAACCAGATCGAGCTCACCGAGAAGGGCGTGGACCTGATCAGTGGCGATGTGCAGGACGCCCACTTCTTCATCCTGCCCGACGTGGGCGCCACCATCGCGGAGATCGAACGAAGCGGCGCCGCCCTGGAGGAGAAGGCCCGGCGGAAGGACGATCTGCTGCGGGAGTTCGGCATCAAGAGCGAACGCATCCACACGGTGAACCAGCTGATCCGCGCCTACGCCCTGTTCGAGAAGGACGTGGAGTACGTGGTGATGGACGGCAAGGTGAAGATCGTGGACGAACAGACCGGCCGCATCATGGAGGGCCGCCGCTACAGCGATGGACTTCACCAGGCCATCGAGAGCAAGGAGAAGGTGAAGGTGGAGGCCGCCACGCAGACCTACGCCACCATCACCCTGCAGAACTACTTCCGCATGTACCACAAGCTGGCCGGGATGACCGGTACGGCCGAAACGGAGGCGCAGGAGTTCTGGGACATCTACAAGCTCGACGTGATGGTGATCCCCACCAACCGCCCCGTGGTCCGCAAGGACAACGAGGACATGGTGTTCAAGACCAAGCGCGAGAAGTACACGGCGGTGATCGACGAGATCGTGAAGCTGCAGAGCGAGGGGCGGCCCGTGCTGGTGGGCACCACCAGCGTGGAGGTGAGCGAACTGATGAGCAAGATGCTCACCATGCGGGGCATCAAGCACAACGTGCTCAATGCCAAACAGCACGCCCGCGAGGCCGAGATCGTGGCGCACGCGGGCCTGCCGGGCACCGTGACGATCGCCACCAACATGGCGGGCCGCGGCACGGACATCAAGCTCGGCCCCGGCGTGAAGGAGGCCGGCGGTCTGGCCATCATCGGCACGGAGAAGCACGAGAGCCGAAGGGTGGACCGCCAGCTGCGCGGCCGCAGCGGCCGCCAGGGCGACCCGGGATCATCCCAGTTCTACATCAGCCTGGAGGATGACCTCATGCGCCTGTTCGGCAGCGAGCGCATCGCCAAGCTGATGGACACCCTGGGCCTCAAGGAGGGCGAGGTGATCCAGCACGCGATGGTGACACGCAGCATCGAGCGTGCCCAGAAGAAGGTGGAGGAGAACAACTTCGGCATCCGCAAGCGGCTGCTGGAGTACGATGACGTGATGAACAGCCAGCGCACGGTGATCTACAAGCGCCGCAACCATGCGCTCTTCGGCGAACGCCTCAAGCTGGACATCCTGAACATGTTCCACGACGTGGCCCAGGGCATCGTGGACCAATACCATGAGGCCGGTGATCACGAGGGGTTCCAACTGGAGCTCTTCCGGCGTCTGCACTGCGAAAGTCCCGTGCAGACCGAAGCCTTCCGGAAGGCCGACCGCGACACCCTGGTGGACCAGGTGATGGAAGCGGCGCTGGCCGCCTACGGCCGGCGCACCAACGAGCTCGCCCGCCAGGCGCTGCCGGTGATCAGCGATGTGTTCCTCAACCAGGGCGCGCAGTACGAGAACATCGTGGTGCCGATCACGGACGGCATCAAGACCATGCAGGTGGTGGCCAACCTGGAACGGTGCTACCGGTCCGAGGGTCGGGAGCTTTCGGCCAGCGTGGAGAAGTACATCACCCTGGCGGTGATCGACCACGAATGGAAGGAGCACCTGCGGGAGATGGACGACCTGCGCCGCAACGTGCAGAACGCGAGCCTCGAACAGAAGGACCCGCTGCTCATCTACAAGCTGGAGAGCTTCAACCTGTTCAAGGACATGGTGGAGCGCATCAACGGCGACGTCATCGGCTTCCTCAGCGGAGCGGGTCTGCCCACCGCACAGCCCAACGTGCAACAGGCCCAGGCCCCCCGCCCTCCACAGCAGCGCTTGCAGACCAGCCGCACGGACGTGCCCAGCTATGCCGGCAGCAGCAGCAGCGCCGCGCCAAGGAACGCCCCGCCCCCGCAACGCGTCGCACCGCCACCAGCGCAGGCCGGACCGCCGCGCCCGGTGCAGCCCGTTCGCGTGGAGAAGAAGGTGGGACGCAACGACCCCTGCCCCTGCGGAAGTGGCAAGAAGTTCAAGAAGTGCCACGGCAAGGAGGCCTGA